Within the Maribacter sp. BPC-D8 genome, the region ACGTACGGTAAATCATGTTGTTATGGTGGTGTTAAAAAACTTTGTTTTTTTTATTTCAAAAAGGCTTGTGTTATTAAGAATAGTGTGTACATTTGCACCCCGCAAACGAGGAAGATTAGTTCGGAATCGGGAGTTGGAAAAAGGTTCATATATATGTTGATTTGATCTGAGAAAAAAAGAAAATATTTTTTTCAATAAAAGTTGTCAGGTTAAAAAACAGTTGTATATTTGCAGCCGCTTAGGGAAACACCTAAGGGAAACGAAGCAAAGAAATCGAGAGATTTAATGCGGAGTGGATAGAAGTTCATTGAAATATTGTGGAGATAAGAATCGAGTTCAGGTGAGGACCTGAACGAGAGGAACAAGAATTAAGGAAACATACAATTTAGTATATCGTAAGGTATATATAAGGAATTGAATCGAGAGTCGGGGCCGGGAGAAATTTAGACTTCGTTGGGACGAATATTTACAAAACAACGATGAAGAGTTTGATCCTGGCTCAGGATGAACGCTAGCGGCAGGCCTAACACATGCAAGTCGAGGGGTAACAGGGAGCTTGCTCCGCTGACGACCGGCGCACGGGTGCGCACCGCGTATGGAACCTACCTTGTACAGGGGAATAGCCCAGGGAAACTTGGATTAATGCCCCGTAGTACCACGACCTGGCATCAGGATGTGGTTAAAGCCTTCGGGCGGTATAAGATGGCCATGCGTCCCATTAGTTTGTTGGTAAGGTAACGGCTTACCAAGACTACGATGGGTAGGGGCCCTGAGAGGGGGATCCCCCACACTGGTACTGAGACACGGACCAGACTCCTACGGGAGGCAGCAGTGAGGAATATTGGACAATGGAGGAGACTCTGATCCAGCCATGCCGCGTGCAGGAAGAATGCCCTATGGGTAGTAAACTGCTTTTATACAGGAAGAAAAATAGCTACGTGTAGCTTACTGACGGTACTGTAAGAATAAGGACCGGCTAACTCCGTGCCAGCAGCCGCGGTAATACGGAGGGTCCGAGCGTTATCCGGAATTATTGGGTTTAAAGGGTCCGTAGGCGGGCTGATAAGTCAGGGGTGAAAGTTTGCAGCTCAACTGTAAAATTGCCTTTGATACTGTTAGTCTTGAGTTATAGTGAAGTTGCCGGAATATGTAGTGTAGCGGTGAAATGCATAGATATTACATAGAACACCGATTGCGAAGGCAGGTGACTAACTATATACTGACGCTGATGGACGAAAGCGTGGGGAGCGAACAGGATTAGATACCCTGGTAGTCCACGCCGTAAACGATGGATACTAGCTGTCCGGAACCTTGAGTTCTGGGCGGCCAAGCGAAAGTGATAAGTATCCCACCTGGGGAGTACGTTCGCAAGAATGAAACTCAAAGGAATTGACGGGGGCCCGCACAAGCGGTGGAGCATGTGGTTTAATTCGATGATACGCGAGGAACCTTACCAGGGCTTAAATGCATATTGACAGGTCTAGAGATAGATTTTCCTTCGGGCAATTTGCAAGGTGCTGCATGGTTGTCGTCAGCTCGTGCCGTGAGGTGTCAGGTTAAGTCCTATAACGAGCGCAACCCCTACCGTTAGTTGCCAGCATGTCATGATGGGGACTCTAACGGGACTGCCGGTGCAAACCGTGAGGAAGGTGGGGATGACGTCAAATCATCACGGCCCTTACGTCCTGGGCCACACACGTGCTACAATGGCAGGTACAGAGAGCAGCCATGTCGCAAGGCAGAGCGAATCTACAAAACCTGTCACAGTTCGGATCGGGGTCTGCAACTCGACCCCGTGAAGCTGGAATCGCTAGTAATCGGATATCAGCCATGATCCGGTGAATACGTTCCCGGGCCTTGTACACACCGCCCGTCAAGCCATGGAAGCTGGGAGTGCCTGAAGTCCGTCACCGTAAGGAGCGGCCTAGGGCAAGATCGGTAACTAGGGCTAAGTCGTAACAAGGTAGCCGTACCGGAAGGTGCGGCTGGAACACCTCCTTTCTAGAGATTGTCCTTTTAAGGACAGTCCCTGACGAAGTAAAGAATGGAACTACGGTCCCGGTCTTTTGATTTAATAATAGTTTCTTTAGTAAATGTTCCATTACAATAATCTCCATAATTATGATATATAAGTAATTGCTTTTTTTTGCGAGGTATTTATGCCGAGAGGAAAGAGTAGGGACAGTCCCATAGCTCAGCTGGTTAGAGCGCTACACTGATAATGTAGAGGTCGGCAGTTCGAGTCTGCCTGGGACTACAAACAAGAAAATCGTCTTTGATTAGACGGTACGTTCATTAAGTATTGAAGGAAATTTTAGAAGTTGGGAAACCAGTTTTGCAGTACACGGTATGTGGTACGCAGTACGGCATAGGCTGAATACTGTAAACTGAATACTGATAACTGAAAACGGGGGATTAGCTCAGCTGGCTAGAGCGCCTGCCTTGCACGCAGGAGGTCATCGGTTCGACTCCGATATTCTCCACAGCGACGAAAGTCGACAACGTTCATTGACATATTGGAACAGGAGGTAAGACATTTTTATGTTTTACCGACTAAAAAAGAAAGAAACACGAATCTTTATTAAGTAAAGAGTACGAATAAAATAGAATAGATTAAAGATCTGGCGACAAGCTGGAAAAGGGCGTATGGGGAATGCCTAGGCTCTCAGAGGCGATGAAGGACGTGATAAGCTGCGAAAAGCTACGGGGATCGGCACACACGATATGATCCGTAGATATCCGAATGGGGCAACCCAGCATATTGAAGATATGTTATCCAGTAATGGAAGTAAACCCGGGGAACTGAAACATCTAAGTACCCGGAGGAGGAGAAAACAAAAGTGATTCCGATAGTAGCGGCGAGCGAAATTGGATTAGTCCAAACCGTACATGTTCCGGCATGTGCGGGGTTGTAGGACCACGACATTCGAGATGTAATGAACTAGAACGCTTTGGAAATAGCGACCATAGAGGGTGATAGTCCCGTATAGGTAAAGAGCATTAAGATAGTGGTATCCTGAGTAGTGCGGGGCACGTGAAACCCTGTATGAATCCGGCGGGACCATCCGCCAAGACTAAATACTCCTGAGAGACCGATAGTGAACCAGTACCGTGAGGGAAAGGTGAAAAGAACCGTGAATAACGGAGTGAAATAGATCCTGAAACCATACGCTTACAAGCGGTCGGAGCCCATATGGGTGACGGCGTGCCTTTTGCATAATGAGCCTACGAGTTACTTTTACTAGCAAGGTTAAGGACTTCAGGTCCGGAGCCGTAGCGAAAGCGAGTCTTAATAGGGCGCCATAGTTAGTAGTAGTAGACGCGAAACCGTGCGATCTACCCATGGGCAGGTTGAAGCTGTGGTAACACATAGTGGAGGACCGAACCCGTTGACGTTGAAAAGTCTTGGGATGACCTGTGGGTAGGGGTGAAAGGCCAATCAAGCTCGGAAATAGCTCGTACTCCCCGAAATGCATTTAGGTGCAGCGTGTAGATAGTTTTATAGAGGTAGAGCTACTGATTGGATGCGGGGGCTTCACCGCCTACCAATTCCTGACAAACTCCGAATGCTATAAAATGTTTCTGCGCAGTGAGGGCATGGGTGCTAAGGTCCATGTCCGAGAGGGAAAGAACCCAGATCACCAGCTAAGGTCCCAAAGTATATACTAAGTTGATATAACGCGGTGGAACTGCATTGACAGCCAGGATGTTGGCTTGGAAGCAGCCATTCATTTAAAGAGTGCGTAACAGCTCACTGGTCGAGCGGTTCCGCATGGATAATAATCGGGCATAAGTATATCACCGAAGCTGTGACTTCATATTTATATGAGGGGTAGGGGAGCATTGTAATTGCGTCGAAGGTGTACCTGCGAGGGATGCTGGAGCGATTACAAACGAAAATGTAGGCATAAGTAACGATAATGCGGGCGAGAAACCCGCACGCCGAAAGACCAAGGTTTCCCCAGCTATGCTAATCAGCTGGGGGTCAGTCGGGACCTAACGCGAACCCGAAGGGGATAGTGGATGGACAACAGATTAATATTTCTGTACCTGCTCACGCTAAAAGTGACGGAGGCGAGAAGTTGGTGCGTACAGACGGAATTGTACGTTGAAGGGAGCGGTAACGCCCCGATAGTACACCGAGACCACGGTCAAGGTGATAATCCAGCATATCGACTTCCAAGAAAAGCAAGTGAAGCAGCCCGTACCGTAAACCGACACAGGTGGTTGGGATGAGTATTCTAAGGCGCTCGAGAGATTCATGGCTAAGGAACTAGGCAAAATAGACCCGTAACTTCGGGAGAAGGGTCGCCCCCTTATGGGGGGCCGCAGTGAAGAGGTCCAGGCGACTGTTTATCAAAAACACAGGGCTCTGCAAAATCGAAAGATGAAGTATAGGGCCTGACACCTGCCCGGTGCTGGAAGGTTAAGAGGAGATGTCATTCCTTCGGGGAGAAGCATTGAATTGAAGCCCCAGTAAACGGCGGCCGTAACTATAACGGTCCTAAGGTAGCGAAATTCCTTGTCGGGTAAGTTCCGACCTGCACGAATGGTGCAACGATCTGGACACTGTCTCGGCCATGAGCTCGGTGAAATTGTAGTATCGGTGAAGATGCCGGTTACCCGCAGTGGGACGAAAAGACCCCGTGCACCTTTACTATAGCTTCGTATTGACCTTGGTCAAGCAATGTGTAGGATAGCTGGGAGACTTTGAAGCTGCATCGCTAGGTGTGGTGGAGTCATTGTTGAAATACCAGCCTTTGCTTGTCCGGGGCCTAACTCTCGATGAGAGAACAGTGCGTGGTGGGTAGTTTGACTGGGGTGGTCGCCTCCAAAAGAGTAACGGAGGCTTCTAAAGGTGCCCTCAATACGGTTGGCAATCGTGTGTAGAGTGCAATGGCACAAGGGCGCTTGACTGAGAGACATACAGGTCGATCAGGTTGGAAACAAGAGCATAGTGATCCGGTGGTTCCGCATGGAAGGGCCATCGCTCAAAGGATAAAAGGTACGCCGGGGATAACAGGCTGATCTCCCCCAAGAGCTCATATCGACGGGGGGGTTTGGCACCTCGATGTCGGCTCGTCACATCCTGGGGCTGGAGAAGGTCCCAAGGGTTGGGCTGTTCGCCCATTAAAGTGGCACGCGAGCTGGGTTCAGAACGTCGTGAGACAGTTCGGTCTCTATCTACTGCGGGCGTTAGAAATTTGAGTGGATCTGACTCTAGTACGAGAGGACCGAGTTGGACTGACCGCTGGTGCACCAGTTGTTCCGCCAGGAGCATCGCTGGGTAGCTATGTCGGGATTGGATAAGCGCTGAAAGCATATAAGCGCGAAACCAGCCACAAGATGAGATTTCTTTAAAGGGCCGTGGGAGATGACCACGTTGATAGGCTATAGGTAGAAGGGCAGTAATGTCCGTAGCCGAGTAGTACTAATTGCCCGTCAGGCTTGCGCATACGTACGTCCCTTCTTTAGGGAAGGGGCGGACGACGATCTTTACTTCTTTCTTTTTATTACGAAAAATACTTAATACTATAAGTGCTTCTTTCCTTTATAGGATCCTGTTCCATTCATGTCAACGATATTGCGGCGAAGGCCGCGGTCGGTAATATCCGATCTAAAACTTAGGTGGCCATGGCGACGGGGCCCACCCCTTACCATTCCGAACAGGGAAGTTAAGACCGTTTGCGCCGATGGTACTGCTATATCAAGTGGGAGAGTAGGTAGCCGCCTTTTTCGAAAGCCCTTTACAGTAATGTAAAGGGCTTTTTTTATACCATAAATCCAACAAAACTCTACTGCATAAACCCTCTGTAACAAAAGGTAATAGCAAAACGAACATCACTACTACTACTACTACTACTCATATAATAATCATTTCTACAGCTAATTCATCTGTACCTACGATAGAGACTTCATATCAATTGTATTGACTATTTAGTGTACTATGTTTAAGAAGGGTACAACTTAAATAAGAATATAGTTTACATGTAACCAAAATTAGTTAATCGTAAATCTGGGATTGAAGATGTAAATGGCAGTTAAATTAATGCTTCAAGTTTTGAAGTAATCTCTAAAGGTTTATTAATAACGGTACGTAAAAGAATCACTGATACTATATCTTTTAATTGATACGTGTATTTGTCAATTTTATAAGTAAATCTATATTTTGGAAGATAAGCACCAATAAATTGAGCTTACAGTAGTCTATATAAAAAAACCTGAGAAGTTATCTTCTCAGGTTTCGTTTGTTTTGAATAACGATTGTAAATTAATTTGCAATCTGAAATATATGTTGAATCTTAATCTCTATTGATATCGAAAATAATACCTTCTTTCTGCATTTGAGAAATTTCATTTTTTGAATACCCATAGGTTACCTCAGAATAGTTCTCGTCTTTATCAATCTTATAAAGTCTAGATTTTTTTGACATTTCATAATCGTTTAAAGAAAGGTATAAACTATCTGAAGTTACTTTCTCAAGTTTCATCGTAGAATAACTACCATTATCAACTTTGTATTTGTATACGTCACCAACAGCCGGAGCTGATAAATATAGCTGCGTATTTTCTTTGTCTTTCCCACTAGAATAAATTACAAATCCAATTAAGAGCGCTAATACTAAAAGTCCTGAAAACTGCCATATGGGTCCTTTCGCTTCGTCTTTAATGTTTTTATATTGCATTTTAAGCGCTTCGGGCATTTGTTTTGGAGATAAGGTCTCTTTACAATGGGTGCAATAAGAACTACCACTTTTCCCTAATGGAAACATAGGAATCCAAAAAACGTGAGCATGCTTTCTGTAAATATTGATGTAAATAGTATCTTGATTGTTGCAGTGTTGACAAGTAATATTTCTTGTTTTTACGGAGTCAAGATTTGCTGATCCGGTACCGAAGAAAATCATAGGGTTTGGTTTTGTTATTAAGTAAATATAACGTTTTTAAAAATTGTCTATTGTCGTGACAACTTTTAAAACCAATATATCAGTTAATTACGAGGTAGTTATCACATTCGAAATAATACTCTTAACAATCATTTTTGCGTGAATTCTAGAATTCTCTATAAACCATTTGTGGGTTTCCATCCCGCCACAAATTACACCCGCTAAATAAAGACCTTCTACATTGGTTTCCATAGTATCTGGATTATACTCTGGTAATTTCTTTGCATCATTACTTATATTGACACCTAGTTTTTCTAAAAAGTTAAAATTAGGTTTATACCCTGTTAATGCTAAAACAAAGTCATTTTCAATTGTTACATCACCATCTTGTGTGGTTAAGTTGATGTGATTTTTTGATATTGATTTTATGGTTGTGTTGTAATAAGCTTTGATGCTACCTTCTTCAATTCTATTAATGATATCTGGTCGCACCCAGTATTTAACGCGTTGACCAACTTCTGGTCCACGTATAATCAAGGATACTTCAGCACCTTTTCTATAACATTCAAGTGCCGCGTCAATGGCAGAATTACTAGCTCCAATTACCGCCACTTTTTGACCTGAATAGTAATGGGGATTGTCATAATAATGAACCACCTTATCTAAATCTTCTCCTGGTACATTCAATAAATTAGGTAGATCATAGAAACCAGTAGCGACTACAACCTGTTTAGAAGTATAGGTGGCTTTATCTGAAACTATTGTAAAAACATTTTCATTCTTTTGAACATTTTCAACCTTTTCAAATAGATTTATATTCAATTTATTAGAGGTTACAATTCGTCTGTAATATTCTAAAGCTTCATCTCGTTTAGGTTTAGCTTCATTACTTATAAATGGTATTTCGTCAATCTCTAATTTTTCAGATGAAGAGAAAAATTGCATATTACTTGGGTAGTGAAACAGCGAATTCACAATCGGACCCTTTTCTAGAATAAGGTAACTGAGTCCGTTTTTCTTTGCTTCTAAGCCACATGCAATTCCTATTGGTCCACCACCAACGATGACCATATCAAATTCAGTTTTCATCCTTCTAATTCTTTTATAGATTTAATTGGATCGGCGCTTTTAAATACAAAACTTCCGGCAACTAAAATATCTGCACCTGCTTCAACTAATTTCTTTGAATTGGCAGTTGTAACTCCGCCATCGACTTCAATAAGAGCAGATGATTTCTTTCTTGTAATCAAAGCCTTAGTAGCTTTTATTTTATCATATGTATTTTCTATAAATGATTGTCCGCCAAAACCCGGATTTACACTCATAATCAAAACAACATCAATATCTTGAATGATATCTTCTAAAAGCATAACATTAGTATGCGGATTCAATGCAACACCAGCTTTCATGCCCAATGCCTTTATGGCTTGTATAGTTCTATGTAGATGCGTGCACGCTTCATAATGTACCGTCAATATATGAGCTCCAAGATTAGCAAACTCTTCAAGATATCTATCAGGGTCTACAATCATTAAATGTACATCTAAAGGTTTTGTAGCATGCTTATGAATGGCTTTTACAACCGGCATACCGTAAGATATGTTCGGAACAAAAACTCCGTCCATAACATCAATATGATGATACTCCGCCTCACTTGCATTTACCATTTCAACGTCACGTTGTAGATTTCCAAAGTCCGCTGCTAAAAGTGATGGCGCTATACTTGCCTTTTTCATATGAATAAACCTTAATTGTTCATTACAAAAATACGTATTTGTAATTCGTTTTAATAGCGTTTTAGCTTTTGCTTTAACATCATTTAATCAATCTTCGACTCACC harbors:
- a CDS encoding YpdA family putative bacillithiol disulfide reductase, with amino-acid sequence MKTEFDMVIVGGGPIGIACGLEAKKNGLSYLILEKGPIVNSLFHYPSNMQFFSSSEKLEIDEIPFISNEAKPKRDEALEYYRRIVTSNKLNINLFEKVENVQKNENVFTIVSDKATYTSKQVVVATGFYDLPNLLNVPGEDLDKVVHYYDNPHYYSGQKVAVIGASNSAIDAALECYRKGAEVSLIIRGPEVGQRVKYWVRPDIINRIEEGSIKAYYNTTIKSISKNHINLTTQDGDVTIENDFVLALTGYKPNFNFLEKLGVNISNDAKKLPEYNPDTMETNVEGLYLAGVICGGMETHKWFIENSRIHAKMIVKSIISNVITTS
- the rpe gene encoding ribulose-phosphate 3-epimerase, with amino-acid sequence MKKASIAPSLLAADFGNLQRDVEMVNASEAEYHHIDVMDGVFVPNISYGMPVVKAIHKHATKPLDVHLMIVDPDRYLEEFANLGAHILTVHYEACTHLHRTIQAIKALGMKAGVALNPHTNVMLLEDIIQDIDVVLIMSVNPGFGGQSFIENTYDKIKATKALITRKKSSALIEVDGGVTTANSKKLVEAGADILVAGSFVFKSADPIKSIKELEG